The Solibacillus sp. FSL R7-0668 genome includes the window TTCATTTCCGAGATGTAAAGGACAAGCTACTCGCCGATCCAGTGTTTTTAAAAATGCTTTGTTTGTTTTTAAGCACCAAAACGATGAATATGACGACTCGATATACGCAAAACCAAGCCTATCCGCTAGAAAATCGACTCGCCTCTTTTATATTGCTCACTTCTGACAATGAGTTTTACAAAGAAAAACATACCGAGGTGTGCGAATACTTAGGCGTATCTTACCGTCATTTACTATTTGTCCTCGCCAAGTTTACAGAGGCTGGCTATTTAACAAAGCATAATCGTGGCTATCTTATAAATGACCGAGAACAACTCGAGCAATTAGCAGCTGAAATCCAGTACTAAAAAAATCCAGTAATCCCCTCTGTTTCACTTGGGAGAAATTACTGGATTTAATACATAAGTTATTTTCATTCTACTCATTAAAATCATATGGTGAAATACCGTCCATGCCAATTAACGGATGGATGTAGGGTGCTGTTTCCACCGTTAAATTGGTTGGCAATGTTTCACCGATTTTATGTGAATCTACTGTATTCAATAATCCAAGCTGCTCTGTAGCAGGCTGCTTTGGTGCTTGCTGCTGCGTACTTTCCGAAACGGCTATTGGCTTTTCTTGCGTCACCACCGCTTCAGCCTCTGTCGTTAACGCTGGATTTAAACGTGCCTTTAATGTTGTGAAGCGCTGCAAATCATCGGTTGTTGCTAATCCTTTTGCAAGGACATCGGGTTCGCCACATAAGATTAAAAAGTTTTTTGCCCGTGTAATCCCTGTGTACAGCAAATTACGTCGTAGCATTTTTGAATAGCCACGCACCACTGGCATAATGACCGTCTGGAATTCCGAGCCCTGAGATTTATGAATGGAACAGCAATAAGCGAGTGTAATTTGATTTAAATCAGGGCGCTGATAGGTTACTTCAATGCCATCATAGGAAACGACAAGTAAATCCTGTTTTTCTACCGTCTCCTTGGCACGAATAATGGCAATGACTTCCCCCATATCTCCATTAAAGACATTGTTTTCAGGCTGATTGACGAGCTGTAGCACTTTATCGCCAATACGGTAAATCGTATCCCCAAAGACGAGTTCTTTTCGGGTACCATCGTTTGGATTAACAAGTTCCTGAATTTCTTTATTTAAATTATCAATTCCAGCAGGTCCTCGATACATAGGCGCGAGTACTTGAATATCACGAATGGCCTGGCCTTTTGACATGGCCCCCTTCACAACTTGTGTGACGACACTTGTTACTTGGCCTGCTGCGGCTTGAATAAACGAACGGTCCGAAGTTTTCGCCGTTAATGTTTCAGGTACAATACCTTTTTTAATTTGATGGGCCATTTCGATAATCGTGGACCCCTCCGCTTGACGATAAACATCGGTTAATTCGACGATCGGAATCTGCTGTGAACCTAGCAAGTCCTTTAATACTTGACCCGGTCCTACAGGAGGGAGCTGGTCCTGGTCGCCCACAAACACTACTTGTACATCTTCATGCAATGCTTTTAATAGCTGATGTGCTAGCCATGTATCGACCATCGACATTTCATCAATAATAATGAGTCGTCCCACTACTTCACGTTCGGTTTCTTCACCCTTTTCCTGCCCGTTAAAGCCAAGTAACCGGTGGATGGTCATCGCAGGTAGACCTGTTGATTCGGCTAATCGCTTGGCTGCGCGTCCAGTTGGGGCTGCTAGAACAATGGGAAATGGCTCGTCCTTTTCCACATAGGTTTTCGGATCCAACGACAAACCATGCAATTCGGCATAGACTTCCACGATTCCACGCACAACGGTTGTCTTCCCTGTACCTGGCCCACCAGTTAAAATCATGACGGCTGAATTAAGCGCCGTTTCAATTGCCTGTGCTTGTGTTGGTGCGTAGGTTACCTCGTACTGCTCCTCGATATTACCGATTGCTTTTCGGATTTCGTCACGAGAAAAATTTTGTGCTTGTTTATTTTTTTCTTTTAGCTCATTTATTTTACTCGCAATTCCTACCTCACTAAAATAGAGCGAGGGCAAATACAGGCGCGTTTCTTCACCGCAAATTTTGGATTCCTCTCGCATTTCAATTGCGGCTTGGGAAATCGCCTCATACGGAATTTCAATGCGCTGACTTTGCTCCAGCATCGACTTTACTTGAGGCAGCACGATTTCAGCGTCTAAATAGACATGCCCTTCCGATAAAGACGCTGCTGTTAGCACATGAAAAATCCCGGCTTTAATTCGGTCTGGATGATTCCCTGTAATGCCAAGCTTCCCACCAAGCTCATCCGCGCGAATAAACCCTACACCATCTACTTCCTCGATAAGACGGTAAGGATTTTCGGTTAAGAGCGTAATCGTTTCCTCACGATACGCTTGGTAAATTTTCATCCCCAGCTGTGGACCAAATCCCCACTCATTCAGACGTACCATGACGCGCTCTAAGCCAAGGTTTTCTTCGATGGTTTGGCGAATATGCAATTTTTTTTCTGCCGTTAAACGTGGTACCACATCGAGTGCGGATGGATCTTCTAAAATGATCGTCAATGCATCAAGGCCAAGCTTTTTAACAATTGTCTCCGCTGTTTTGCGTCCAATTCCTGTAAATAAATCGCTCGATAAATAATGCACGATCCCTTGCTCTGTTGTTGGCACTTCTTTTTCAAAAGTATCAATTTGAAATTGCATCCCGTATTTTGGATGTGTTTTCATTTGCCCTGTAAAACGGTAGAGCTCATCCTCCGCTAATTTTGGAAAATAGCCAACAATAATGATTTCTTTTTCTTCATGTTGAATATTGGTTTCTTGAATTTTGACACGAACAATGGAGTACATATTCGTTGCATTATGAAAAATTGTTACGATTGGGCGACCTAGAATAAAATTTTTATTTAAGTCGAACAAATTGAGATTTTCCGCCATTTCCATGCCACACTTTCTTTTTTCTTCGTATCGCCATTTTATCATATGATGCCTAGACTGTCTTAGCTATTACTACATCTACAATACGTCTGATTTTTCTATTAATTTCATGTAGTAAAGTGTTATGATAGAACATATTGAACGAAAGAAAAGGTAGTGATGATATGCAATTTAGACCATGTATTGACTTACATGATGGCAAAGTCAAACAAATCGTCGGCAGCACGCTCGGCTATGAAGACAAAGAAGTTGTCGAAAATTTTACATCAGCGCATGATTCCTCGTATTATGCATCATTATTCCAGCAAAACAAATTGACGGGTGGGCATGTTATTATGCTTGGTCCTGGCAATGAAGATGCGGCCATTCGCGCATTACAAGCCTATCCAAACGGCTTGCAAATTGGCGGCGGCATTACAGCAGACAATGCGACAAAATATATTGAAGCTGGTGCATCCCATGTCATCGTAACCTCTTATATTTTCCATGATGGAATATTAGATAGTGAACGTCTTGAAAAATTAGTACAGGCTGTTGGCAAAGAAAAATTAGTCCTTGATTTAAGCTGTCGCAAACGAGATGATAAATGGTTTGTTGTAACAGACAAATGGACAAAATTTAGTGATTTTGAAGTAAATGCCACGTCCATTCAACAAATCGAAAACTATTGTGATGAATTATTGATCCATGCAGTTGACGTGGAAGGCAAAAGAAGTGGGATGCAGGAGGAGCTTGTTCGCGATTTAGCGCAGTGGACCTCGATTCCAACAACGTATGCAGGTGGTGTCCGTTCGCTTGAGGATCTAAAAAAATTCGAAAAGATTGCTAACGGGAAACTACATGTCACCATCGGCAGTGCTTTATCCATATTTGGTGGCGATTTAGATTTCCAAAAAGTTGTGGCGTATTGTGAATAATAAGAAAAACGACGAGCCATCATATGCTCGTCGTTTTTTTATAAATTCCACATTAACCTTTTGGCAATCATTTGATATTCTTCAGGACCAATGCCCGGTGCAAATTCTTCAGGTAATTCATGTAAATCCGGAATTTTCGCTCCCTTTGGTGTGCCCTCCTCCACAATGAGCGGCGCGTTCGTCATTGGATGCGTACCTTTCCAAATCTTATCAATATCTTTATAATCCCCCACATAATTCCACGTAAACAGCACATTGCCATAACCGCGCTCTTCATATTTCCTCGCCTGATCAAACACATGATTATCAAGGCTTGGGATTGGTAGCATTCTCGTGACATCGAGTCCTGTCGCCATTTCGAGCGCTTTGGCATACGCCACGACATGAACCCCACCACGCACAAGTAAATACCCAATCATTTCCCGCGCAGTTGGATGATCGGTCATCTCAAACACACGCATTTTATGAGTACGCGCTCCGCATTCTAAGAAAAAGTTATGCAGTAAATCGAGCACTAAATTCCCACTAGAAAACACATTTTCCCCCGTCCAAGGCTTCCCCATCGAATCCACTGGTAAAGACGTTTGTGCAGCAGCAATAAAACTTTGTGTATTCCGCATGTTTTTTGCATTTTGCAATGGCGCCACATTCGGTACACCTGAAAATGAGCTATCTTTATGGAGTAAATTAATCGTATTGGCGACAAGCTCTACGTGACCAAACTCCTCTGCCGTAATACTTGCCACTAAATCATAAAATGGCTTTAGCTTCTTTTTACCACGGAAATTAAACGATTGATACATATAATTATTCAGTGTCGACATTTCACCAAATTTGCCACCTAACAATTCCTGAACCGCACTTGCTGCATTGGCATCGCCATATTCAACTTGCGGCAACTCAATTAATAAACGATTAACACGTTGAAACAAACTCAGCATCCCTCCTACTCAACAAAGCATATGCCGGTAGAAGTCGCGCTAGACCTTAGTCTTTGTGATTTACAAACGGCGTAATCCACACAATTTGATCAATGCGAATGTAAAAAGGGGTACGGCATACATCTAGTATAATATAATCTGGGCAAACTGCTGCTAAAACACCTTGCTGTACATGATTACCCGTTTGCTGTACAGCGACCATTTGCCCTAAATAATGCTGAATGGCTTCCAACCAATAGGCATTTGAATAATTATTCATTTGAACCAAAAAATCACTCCTTTAATTGCATACCCTACAATATGCATAAAAGGAGTGATTCGTTCTTCAATTATGATTTTACCTTCGATTCTATAATTATCGTGACAGGACCATCATTGATCAGCGCTACATCCATCATTGCGCCAAAAACACCCGTTTCGACTTGTAGCCCGTGCGTTGTCAACTGTTTATTAAATGCTTGCCATAACGGCTCAGCTTGCTCCGGACGTGCCGCTTCGACAAAGCTTGGACGCTTTCCTTTGCGTGTATCCGCATAGAGCGTAAATTGTGATACCGATAAAATCGCGCCACCTACCTCATGGATTGCACGATTCATTTTGCCATCTTCGTCTTCCCAAATTCGCAAATCTGCAATTTTTTTGGCAACATATTGAATATCCTCAAGCGTATCGCTATGTGTGATCCCAACTAATAACACATAGCCTTTATCAATCGCACCTGTAACTTGTCCATCCACGGTAACGGACGCTTGCTTTGAACGTTGTAATACTACTCGCATTTATAACCCTTCAATCTATTAATTAATGACGCGCTGTACCGAATAAATATCGGGCAGTTGCTTAATTTTTTCAACCACTTTATGCAGTCCCGAAATATTCGAAATTGCAATTGTTAAATGAATCGTTGCAATTTTCTCGCGGTCAGCACGGCCTGTTACGGCTAAAATATTCGTCTTCGCTTCACTTACGGCATGCATGACATCATTTAATACCCCCGGACGATCAAACGCTGATATTTCAATATCTACTGGGTATTCCTTACGCATTTGAGTCGCGGCATTTTCCCATTCTACTTCAATTAAGCGTTCCACATTGCTGTCCTCTTGAATATTCGGACAATCTGCACGGTGCACCGATACACCACGACCTTTTGTAATAAAGCCAACAATTTCATCACCTGGCACTGGCGTACAGCAACGGGATAAACGAATGAGTAAATTATCGATACCTTTCACAATGACACCCGACTCCGTACGCTTTTTCGGTGCACTGCTGTTCATATTTTTAACGATTTTTTCAAGCGCTTCTTCCTGTTCACGCTCTTTACGCATTTTTTCAGCAAGGCGATTGACAATTTGCTGTGCCGTAATACCGCCTACCCCTACCGCTGCATATAAATCATCTTCATGTGTGTAATTGAATTTCTCAATAACACGCTTAATATTCTCTGATGTTAATACCACTTTAGCGTCAAACTCTTGTGCTTTTATTTCTTTATCAACAAGTTCTTTCCCCTTCACAACGCTTTCTTCACGTACATGCTTTTTAAAGAACTGCTTTATTTTATTTTTCGCCTGTGAGCTTTGTGCAATTTTTATCCAATCTCGACTCGGTCCGAATGATTGTTTGGATGTTAGCACTTCAATGATATCACCTGTTTTCAGTGGTGTATCAAGTGGTACCATTTTACCATTTACTTTGGCGCCAATCGTTTTATTGCCCACTTCTGAATGGACACGGTACGCAAAGTCGATTGGGACAGAACCCGCTGGTAACTCAATGACGTCCCCTTTTGGCGAGAATACGTAGACCATATCAGAAAATAAATCAAATTTTAAAGACTCCATAAACTCCGCAGCGTTCGAGGATTCGTTTTGGAATTCTAAAATTTCGCGGAACCATGTTAATTTTTGGTCAATATTTTCGACATTTTGCTCCACTGTTCTTCCTTCTTTATAAGCCCAGTGCGCGGCGATACCGAATTCGGCAATTTTATGCATCTCTTTTGTGCGGATTTGCACTTCAAGTGGATCGCCATAGGGTCCGATAACCGTTGTATGCAATGACTGATATAAGTTTTGCTTCGGCATCGCAATATAATCTTTAAAACGACCAGGCATCGGCTTCCATAATGTATGGATAATTCCGATAACCGCGTAACAGTCTTTAATGCTATCTACTAGAATACGTACCGCCAGTAAATCATAAATTTCATTGAACTGCTTCTTTTGCAACACCATTTTACGGTAAATGCTATATAAATGCTTTGGACGGCCATACACATCGGCTTCGATCTCAACTTCTTCTAATTGGGAGTTGATTTCATCCATCACATTGTCTAAATAAGCTTCACGTTCATCACGTTTTTTCTTCATTAGACTAACAATACGGTAATATTGCTGCGGATTTAAATAACGTAGCGCTGTATCCTCAAGCTCCCATTTCACCTTCGAAATTCCTAAGCGATGTGCCAATGGTGCAAAGATTTCCAACGTTTCTTGAGAAATGCGACGTTGCTTTTCTGCCGGTAAATGCTTTAACGTACGCATATTGTGCAGACGGTCCGCTAATTTAATTAAGATAACGCGAATATCCTGTGCCATTGCGACAACCATTTTTCGGTGATTTTCTGCTTGTTGTTCTTCTTTTGACATATATTTAATTTTTTCAAGCTTTGTTACGCCATCAACTAATTTTGCTACTTCTTCACTAAACTCGTTCACTAAGTCTTCACGAGTTACTTCTGTATCTTCTACTACATCATGTAAAAAGCCTGCTGCGACTGTTGCTGGGTCCATTTGCAATTCTGCTAAAATGCCAGCTACTTGTACAGGGTGAATGATGTATGGTTCTCCAGAACTACGGAATTGCTCTTGATGCGCTTCCCTTGCTACCTCATACGCTTTTACAACAAAGGCAACATGTTCATCATTCATATAAGATTTGACGAGCTCGAAAACCTCTTCGGGCGCCATTATTTGTTCTTTCGCCATTTTTTGTCCACCTTGTTTCATATTTTCACGTTAAGTATAAATTCAATTGTATAAAAAATGTCTAGCAAATGTAAAGACACGTAGGCATTTAGTTTTGCAAAAACGAGAAATTTGTAGAATTGTTGAACAGGAATGGGGGGACATTCATTTGCAATATCCTCCATAAAGCAAAAGCTACCCTGCTTAACATGCACAAGGTAGCTTGACTGATTAATATTGAATTAACGTTTTAATCGGTACTTTGCTAATTTTTTCGCGGCCCTTTAATTCCTCTAGCTCAATAATGAATGCCGCACCAACAACAACACCGCCTAATTCCTCGATTAAGCGTACCGTTGCTTCCACAGTTCCGCCCGTTGCAAGTAAATCGTCACAGATTAATACTTTTTGACCTGGTTTTACAGCGTCTTTGTGCATTGTTAATGTGTCTGTTCCATATTCTAAGCCGTAATCAGCTGAGATGACTTCACGTGGTAATTTACCTGGCTTACGCACCGGGGCAAAACCAATTTCTAATGCATATGCTACCGGGCATCCAATGATGAAACCGCGCGCTTCAGGACCGACGATAATTTCTGCGCCCACTTCTTTTGCATAAGCAACGATTTGATCTGTCGCATATTTATAAGCTGGACCATTATCCATAATTGTCGTAATATCCTTAAAGCTGATTCCTTCTTTAGGCCAGTTTTCGACTGTTGTTACATATTGTTTTAAATCCATTGTTCCTTGTCCTCCTCAAGAACTCAATCGTTCGTCAAACCAATGCTTTAGCTCACTATATGTAGCATATAAAAGTTTTTGCTCCAGCTCAATTTGTTTTGAACGCATTTTATATGACGGTGCCTCTGATAATGCTTTCTTCGGCGCATGATCATTAACAGTCGTCAAACCATTCTCTATTGTAACAAATCCTAGCTCAAAAAACACTTTTGTCATAAACTTAATTACTTCGATATTGAGTCCGATATGTTGCGATAATTGTTGAATATGCTGATTCAGATTAAAGGCAGGACGTTTTTTTAAGAAACCGTAGTACCATTTAAAATGATCGCGTGTAGGCATCCCATTAAAGTAGGCCGAGTTTTTTGTATAAAAATGTGCATAAATTCGTTCAATCTTTGCAGTTTGTAATAATGCCTCCAAAATGGCTACATTTTCAGGCAAATCAAGTAGTACGAGATTACGCTGTATAGTAGTGAAATCCGTTTGTGCTGTTACAAGGACAATCTCTTTCGGAATCGCCTCTGTATATTCTTGTTTTGTTTGCTCTGTAAAGGCGATAAAGTCCGTTTGCTCAATCGGTATTTTAGCAAGCCAATGCGCTGTTTGGCTTTTTCCACGGTAATCATACAGCTGCCATTCCTTGACCCCAACATCTTGAATCATAAATTGCGGCTTTTTATTCCCTTGCCACTCATTAATTTGCAAATCACCAACGAGCGATAAATCAATGCCATACGAAATTTCATCGAATAAATAGCCTTTGCCAAAGCCAATAGCATCGAGTGTCGCGTAGGCATCTTCTAGCTCCATTTTTAAATGATTTTCTGCTGAACCAATTTTACGCATCGATTTGACTTTAACATTTTGAATTGCGAAGTTTGGTTTCGGAAACTCTGTCCCAAATGGCGCTAATTGACGAATTTCTTCAATCGCTTCCACTGAAATTTCGTTTAAGGTAATCGGCACATCAATATGTAGCTTTTGAATGAGCTGTTCTTCGGTTAAACAGGCACTTGCTTGGTCATGCAGACGCTGACGTAACTCATCAACATGTTCCAATGGTAACGTCATCCCAGCTGCCATTGGATGCCCACCGAAATGCGGTAATAGTTCACGGTTTTTGGCTAATTCATTATACAAATGGAAGCCTTCAATACTACGCGCAGACCCCTTGGCAATGCCTTTTTCATGGTTCAAAGAGAGCACAATCGTTGGGCGATAATATTTCTCCACTAAACGAGATGCAACAATCCCTACAACACCAGGGTTCCAGTTTTCTCCCGCAACTACTAACACAAGGGAGTCCTTTATTTGCGGTGAGCTTTCTATCATTGTTATCGCTGCATTCGCAATTTCCTCAACGATTTTTTTACGCTCGGTATTTTGGTCATTTAACTGTTTGGCTAAATCGTTTGCCTCTATTGGATTTTCGCTCATTAAAAAATGAACCCCTGGCTGTGCGTCACCTAATCGACCAATTGCATTTAAGCGTGGTCCAAAATAAAAGCCGACTGTTTCTTCATTAATATCCTTTTGGCTTACTCCAGATGCCTCAGAAAGGGCAGGAACCCAAGGATTGTGCGACTGTTGTAATGCCTGTAACCCACGCTGAACAAGATAGCGGTTTTCGCCAACGAGTGGTACTAAATCTGAAATTGTGCCCACTGCCACATATTCAAATAAATGTTCAGGTAGCTCCCCATATAAAGCATGCGCTAATTTAAAGGCCACTCCTACACCTGCAAGCTCTCCAAACGGATAATGCCCTTCTGGTACACGCGGATGCACGATGACATTGGCATCAGGCAATACATCTCCTGCTTCATGGTGATCGGTAATGATGACATCCATTCCAAGCTCGCGCGCTAATTTTACTTGCTCGATGCCACTGATGCCGTTATCGACTGTAATTATGAGCTGTACGCCATCTGCATGTGCTTGGCGGAATAATTCTTCATTCGGTCCATAGCCATGCTTAAATCGATTTGGAATGACAAAATCGACATCCGACCCTAAATCTAGCAGCACATTTAGCAGAACGGTCGTACTTGTTATGCCGTCCGCGTCATAATCTCCATATACTAAAATCTTTTCACCACTGTCTAGAGCCTGTTCAATTCGTGCGACAGCCTCTTCCATACCTGCCATTAAAAACGGATCATGGTAATCATCCGAATTGATTGTTAGTAAAGGTTTCGCTTGTTCTACTGTCTCACAGCCACGTGCAATTAAGATTTTTGCAGTAATGGATGAAATCTTTAGCTGTGACGTGAATTGTTTGATAAGTTCTTCATTTGGTTTTTGAATTGTCCACAGTTTTTGTGACTGAATCATGTCATTTCACTTCCTCATGCAGTCCATTATACAAAAAATAAAGCGGGTTTCCTAAGGTTTCCTTCCAAATAAAAAAAGATGCTTTGTGAATCGTTCTACAAAACATCTTTCCATTTTTATTGAGCATTGATTCTTTTCGAAACCTCTGAAGACTCCTCCTCAACAATTGCCGAAACACTGCGCTCACTCAATTGTTCTTTTAAACGTAGAAGTTCGCTATCCTTTTCATTAATAATTGTTCGGGCATTGTCCAATTCTTTTCGTATCATTTTGATTTTGTGCTCACTGTTAAACATTCGGAAAGCCGAAAAGCAAAAGCTAATAATAAATCCAACCAAAACCGAGCTTAAAATGACTAGAATTAATGGCCAATATGCTTCACCGAATACATAATCAACCGGAACCCTTTCAACATTTACCGTTGCAAAAATGGCAATAATAAGTGCAAATAGCAGCCCTACAACAAATGTCCATTGCATTTTCATCATCGTCTCACCCACTCTTATAAAATGACTATCTAGTTATTTCTATTCCCATTTTATACATTCCGCAAAACTAAAAGCACCCGATAAATAAATATTTATCAGGTGCTTACATGTTCTATTAAACTTGTGGCTCGTCTGAACCCCATTGTTTTTTCTCTTTTTTCACAACAGCCGTACCCTTTTTGTCCATTTCGCGAGACTTTAATGTGTACCAAACTTGCGCTGCGATACAAATTGATGAGTACATACCTGTAACTAAACCAATTAGTAAGGCAATCGAGAAGTTTTGAATCGATGGTGCACCTAAGAAAATAAGCGCAATGACTACGATAATAACCGTTAATACCGTATTAATCGAGCGTCCCATCGTTTGACGCAGTGATTTGTTGACGATTAAGGCAAGCTCTTCCTTCGTAGTAATCGAACCTGCACGATCAATATTTTCACGAATCCGGTCAAACGTTACAATCGTATCGTTGATCGAATAACCAACAATCGTTAATACCGCTGCGATAAATGTAATGTCTACCTCTAGACGTAGAATACTGAAAATCACCACAATAAAGAATACGTCATGCAGTAAAGAAGCAATTGCCCCTAGACCCATGCGCCATTCAAAACGAACTGCTACATAAATGATAATGCCTAGTGCCGCTAATGATAAGGCATAAATCGCATTTTTTGCTAACTCTTTACCAACTGTTGCTGAAACGGTGCTTAAGCTTGGCTCATGCCCGTATTGATCCATAACAGCTGCTTTAAAGTCTAATACTTCTTTTTGTGTGAAGTCGGTTTTATAACGCATAACCGCGATATTTTGATCATCTCCTGAAATGACAACATCTTCATTGGCGAAGCCGATTTCATCTAAGTAATCCACAACCTCTTCTTGTTTTAACGCTTGGTCCGCTAAAATTTCGACACGAGTACCTTGTGAGAAATCAATGCCTAAGTTGAGTTTGAACACGCCAAGCACGACAATACCGATGACAAGAATAATCGATGATAGCGCATAGAATTTTTTACGATTCTGTACGAAATCCAGCTTATCAAATTTTGTTGTTAAATCTAAAGAAGTAATATTATCCTCTAAATTATGCTGCTTTGACTTTGGAATACCAAACCATGCTGGATTGCTAAAGTAGCCACTATTTACTAATAGTCCTTGTAACATACGTGAACCCCATACCGCTGTTACAAATGATAATAAGA containing:
- the dtd gene encoding D-aminoacyl-tRNA deacylase, producing the protein MRVVLQRSKQASVTVDGQVTGAIDKGYVLLVGITHSDTLEDIQYVAKKIADLRIWEDEDGKMNRAIHEVGGAILSVSQFTLYADTRKGKRPSFVEAARPEQAEPLWQAFNKQLTTHGLQVETGVFGAMMDVALINDGPVTIIIESKVKS
- a CDS encoding manganese catalase family protein, yielding MFQRVNRLLIELPQVEYGDANAASAVQELLGGKFGEMSTLNNYMYQSFNFRGKKKLKPFYDLVASITAEEFGHVELVANTINLLHKDSSFSGVPNVAPLQNAKNMRNTQSFIAAAQTSLPVDSMGKPWTGENVFSSGNLVLDLLHNFFLECGARTHKMRVFEMTDHPTAREMIGYLLVRGGVHVVAYAKALEMATGLDVTRMLPIPSLDNHVFDQARKYEERGYGNVLFTWNYVGDYKDIDKIWKGTHPMTNAPLIVEEGTPKGAKIPDLHELPEEFAPGIGPEEYQMIAKRLMWNL
- the hisA gene encoding phosphoribosylformimino-5-aminoimidazole carboxamide ribotide isomerase, with amino-acid sequence MQFRPCIDLHDGKVKQIVGSTLGYEDKEVVENFTSAHDSSYYASLFQQNKLTGGHVIMLGPGNEDAAIRALQAYPNGLQIGGGITADNATKYIEAGASHVIVTSYIFHDGILDSERLEKLVQAVGKEKLVLDLSCRKRDDKWFVVTDKWTKFSDFEVNATSIQQIENYCDELLIHAVDVEGKRSGMQEELVRDLAQWTSIPTTYAGGVRSLEDLKKFEKIANGKLHVTIGSALSIFGGDLDFQKVVAYCE
- the recD2 gene encoding SF1B family DNA helicase RecD2, which produces MAENLNLFDLNKNFILGRPIVTIFHNATNMYSIVRVKIQETNIQHEEKEIIIVGYFPKLAEDELYRFTGQMKTHPKYGMQFQIDTFEKEVPTTEQGIVHYLSSDLFTGIGRKTAETIVKKLGLDALTIILEDPSALDVVPRLTAEKKLHIRQTIEENLGLERVMVRLNEWGFGPQLGMKIYQAYREETITLLTENPYRLIEEVDGVGFIRADELGGKLGITGNHPDRIKAGIFHVLTAASLSEGHVYLDAEIVLPQVKSMLEQSQRIEIPYEAISQAAIEMREESKICGEETRLYLPSLYFSEVGIASKINELKEKNKQAQNFSRDEIRKAIGNIEEQYEVTYAPTQAQAIETALNSAVMILTGGPGTGKTTVVRGIVEVYAELHGLSLDPKTYVEKDEPFPIVLAAPTGRAAKRLAESTGLPAMTIHRLLGFNGQEKGEETEREVVGRLIIIDEMSMVDTWLAHQLLKALHEDVQVVFVGDQDQLPPVGPGQVLKDLLGSQQIPIVELTDVYRQAEGSTIIEMAHQIKKGIVPETLTAKTSDRSFIQAAAGQVTSVVTQVVKGAMSKGQAIRDIQVLAPMYRGPAGIDNLNKEIQELVNPNDGTRKELVFGDTIYRIGDKVLQLVNQPENNVFNGDMGEVIAIIRAKETVEKQDLLVVSYDGIEVTYQRPDLNQITLAYCCSIHKSQGSEFQTVIMPVVRGYSKMLRRNLLYTGITRAKNFLILCGEPDVLAKGLATTDDLQRFTTLKARLNPALTTEAEAVVTQEKPIAVSESTQQQAPKQPATEQLGLLNTVDSHKIGETLPTNLTVETAPYIHPLIGMDGISPYDFNE
- the yeiL gene encoding transcriptional regulator YeiL; amino-acid sequence: MKKLVQDEANYYISKYPISHFFSFDITPYIHVYEFEKGEYIFQEQSYPEALFYMVEGKAKLYITHKNGKISLIEFLTSPMFMGEIELLNEARYSKGIQTVTQTICLAIHFRDVKDKLLADPVFLKMLCLFLSTKTMNMTTRYTQNQAYPLENRLASFILLTSDNEFYKEKHTEVCEYLGVSYRHLLFVLAKFTEAGYLTKHNRGYLINDREQLEQLAAEIQY
- a CDS encoding RelA/SpoT family protein, giving the protein MAKEQIMAPEEVFELVKSYMNDEHVAFVVKAYEVAREAHQEQFRSSGEPYIIHPVQVAGILAELQMDPATVAAGFLHDVVEDTEVTREDLVNEFSEEVAKLVDGVTKLEKIKYMSKEEQQAENHRKMVVAMAQDIRVILIKLADRLHNMRTLKHLPAEKQRRISQETLEIFAPLAHRLGISKVKWELEDTALRYLNPQQYYRIVSLMKKKRDEREAYLDNVMDEINSQLEEVEIEADVYGRPKHLYSIYRKMVLQKKQFNEIYDLLAVRILVDSIKDCYAVIGIIHTLWKPMPGRFKDYIAMPKQNLYQSLHTTVIGPYGDPLEVQIRTKEMHKIAEFGIAAHWAYKEGRTVEQNVENIDQKLTWFREILEFQNESSNAAEFMESLKFDLFSDMVYVFSPKGDVIELPAGSVPIDFAYRVHSEVGNKTIGAKVNGKMVPLDTPLKTGDIIEVLTSKQSFGPSRDWIKIAQSSQAKNKIKQFFKKHVREESVVKGKELVDKEIKAQEFDAKVVLTSENIKRVIEKFNYTHEDDLYAAVGVGGITAQQIVNRLAEKMRKEREQEEALEKIVKNMNSSAPKKRTESGVIVKGIDNLLIRLSRCCTPVPGDEIVGFITKGRGVSVHRADCPNIQEDSNVERLIEVEWENAATQMRKEYPVDIEISAFDRPGVLNDVMHAVSEAKTNILAVTGRADREKIATIHLTIAISNISGLHKVVEKIKQLPDIYSVQRVIN
- a CDS encoding adenine phosphoribosyltransferase is translated as MDLKQYVTTVENWPKEGISFKDITTIMDNGPAYKYATDQIVAYAKEVGAEIIVGPEARGFIIGCPVAYALEIGFAPVRKPGKLPREVISADYGLEYGTDTLTMHKDAVKPGQKVLICDDLLATGGTVEATVRLIEELGGVVVGAAFIIELEELKGREKISKVPIKTLIQY
- a CDS encoding YuzF family protein is translated as MNNYSNAYWLEAIQHYLGQMVAVQQTGNHVQQGVLAAVCPDYIILDVCRTPFYIRIDQIVWITPFVNHKD